In Pseudoalteromonas piratica, the following proteins share a genomic window:
- a CDS encoding ATP-binding protein — MNYFFNVSMSVLLFACVSFSVHADTTKTPQDIEKELATVNNTSEARLPLLVEMVKQCWRKCPDKAEFYGNQALLAFESEPNFQLEAEMLVFMQRIYIDRGDHETTKSLLKRGIEAATKAKDDTNLSYILFNQAIYYYINDKLILALETYRQLEQTYKRTEDLQALGNLYNNIGNVYKKLGNLGSALEHYQLALPLVKTHSKQSDYANTLMNIGEVYHLLEDYQQALDNTLSGMAQLKKESTPLHQVEGNIRLGRIYLALQQPDVASTHFDNALSIAIKHTYQTRILTIYFDKILLALETGQVDDAQQALTASTEWLSDSLPQVYASAHNFYAAKIAVYNQNWQEAELLLQPIIDAGDFDQRFYSSIDAINVILQVKEKLGKLEEANKLVKTILEQYQANEEANRQSQTQQLAELYKTSVKEREIAELKEKSARQELQVLIEKQEKKQLIYIQLCVAGAFLLLLVLGYQRRKALKKEAHLTAQLMEDKKQFFADISHELRTPLTVFKLKLNKLQSGMTTNPEREYQRLHNRLDQFTCLVNDISLLAQSDQGELALSFTEEPLAPLLEGFAEELALIAGDHQLEHHIEFALPENTFITIDKLRFGQVMHNLFSNSCRYTDAPGSIHLNAQVSNNKLIISIEDSAPGLSQEALTQLFERLYRVDKSRSKALGGSGLGLSICRDLVKHHHGEITASNSKLGGVKIMISLPLMQTT, encoded by the coding sequence ATGAACTATTTTTTCAATGTATCTATGAGCGTTTTACTATTCGCTTGTGTTTCCTTCTCAGTACATGCAGATACAACAAAAACACCTCAAGACATTGAAAAAGAGCTCGCGACGGTTAACAACACATCAGAGGCGAGACTGCCTCTTTTAGTTGAAATGGTTAAGCAATGCTGGCGAAAATGCCCAGATAAAGCAGAGTTTTACGGTAATCAAGCACTGTTAGCATTTGAAAGTGAGCCTAATTTTCAACTCGAAGCTGAAATGCTGGTATTTATGCAGCGTATCTATATTGATCGTGGCGATCACGAAACGACAAAATCACTATTAAAGCGAGGCATTGAGGCAGCGACCAAAGCTAAAGACGATACTAACTTATCGTATATTTTGTTTAATCAGGCCATCTATTATTACATCAATGACAAGTTGATTTTAGCACTCGAGACCTATCGTCAATTAGAGCAAACTTATAAACGCACCGAAGACCTACAAGCGCTAGGTAACCTTTATAATAACATTGGTAATGTTTACAAAAAGCTGGGCAATTTAGGCAGTGCATTAGAGCATTACCAATTAGCATTACCGCTTGTAAAAACCCATAGTAAGCAATCCGATTATGCTAATACCTTGATGAATATTGGTGAGGTATATCATCTTTTAGAAGATTACCAACAAGCACTCGATAATACCCTTTCGGGTATGGCACAACTCAAAAAAGAAAGCACACCGCTGCATCAAGTCGAGGGGAATATTCGTTTAGGTCGTATCTACTTAGCGTTGCAACAACCTGATGTCGCATCAACGCATTTTGATAACGCGCTTTCAATCGCCATAAAGCACACATACCAAACGCGTATTCTAACCATTTATTTTGACAAAATTTTGCTGGCACTTGAAACAGGACAGGTCGATGACGCGCAGCAGGCATTAACGGCATCAACTGAATGGCTTTCAGACTCTTTGCCCCAAGTTTACGCATCTGCACATAATTTTTATGCTGCAAAAATCGCGGTATACAACCAAAACTGGCAAGAGGCAGAATTACTGCTACAACCAATTATTGATGCTGGCGATTTTGACCAACGCTTTTACAGTTCAATTGATGCCATTAATGTCATTCTGCAGGTCAAAGAAAAGCTTGGAAAGCTCGAAGAAGCTAACAAACTGGTTAAAACCATTCTTGAACAATATCAAGCAAATGAAGAAGCAAATAGACAAAGCCAAACTCAGCAATTAGCTGAATTATACAAAACAAGTGTAAAAGAACGTGAAATCGCTGAGCTTAAAGAAAAATCAGCCCGCCAAGAGCTGCAAGTATTGATTGAAAAACAAGAAAAGAAACAACTAATTTATATTCAATTATGTGTGGCTGGCGCATTCTTATTACTATTGGTTTTAGGTTATCAACGCCGCAAAGCGCTTAAAAAAGAAGCGCATCTTACAGCGCAGTTAATGGAAGACAAAAAACAATTTTTTGCTGATATTTCCCATGAGCTGCGCACACCTTTAACTGTTTTCAAACTTAAGTTGAATAAATTACAAAGCGGTATGACAACCAACCCTGAGCGTGAATATCAACGACTACATAATCGCCTAGATCAGTTTACTTGTTTGGTGAATGATATTTCGCTTTTAGCACAATCCGACCAAGGCGAGTTGGCTCTGAGCTTTACGGAAGAACCTTTAGCACCCTTACTTGAGGGCTTTGCTGAAGAACTCGCGCTAATTGCCGGTGACCACCAGCTCGAGCATCACATTGAATTCGCCCTACCTGAAAATACATTTATAACCATTGATAAGTTACGCTTTGGGCAAGTGATGCACAATCTATTTAGTAATAGCTGTCGATATACTGATGCACCAGGCAGCATACATTTAAATGCACAGGTGAGTAACAATAAGCTGATTATTAGTATTGAAGACAGTGCACCAGGGCTTAGCCAAGAGGCGTTGACGCAATTATTTGAACGCTTATACCGCGTCGATAAGTCACGCAGTAAAGCACTTGGCGGCAGTGGTTTGGGCTTATCAATTTGCCGTGATCTGGTAAAACATCACCATGGCGAGATTACCGCATCCAACAGTAAGCTTGGTGGCGTAAAAATCATGATATCTCTGCCATTAATGCAAACCACTTAG
- a CDS encoding GFA family protein, with translation MSEQLTGGCCCGAVGFTVKDDFKKFFFCHCEQCRKLSGSAHAANLFTLPSNLVWTKGQQLTKRFDHPTRAFSRVFCSECGSGLPFLTQNKKFLIVPAGSLDQEPSKEVDANIFCEEQAKWHKTGLKADKVTGFLQTKK, from the coding sequence ATGAGTGAACAATTAACAGGTGGTTGCTGCTGTGGCGCTGTTGGCTTTACTGTAAAAGATGACTTTAAAAAATTCTTTTTCTGTCACTGTGAGCAGTGCCGTAAACTGTCAGGCAGTGCGCATGCCGCTAACTTATTTACACTTCCAAGCAACCTTGTCTGGACAAAAGGTCAGCAACTGACAAAACGATTTGACCATCCTACACGTGCTTTTTCTCGAGTATTTTGCAGCGAGTGTGGCTCAGGGCTGCCATTTTTAACCCAAAATAAAAAGTTTTTGATTGTGCCTGCGGGCAGCCTTGATCAAGAACCAAGTAAAGAGGTAGACGCAAATATTTTTTGTGAAGAGCAAGCTAAATGGCATAAAACGGGCTTAAAGGCTGATAAGGTCACCGGATTCTTGCAAACAAAAAAGTAA
- a CDS encoding MFS transporter, with the protein MPNTSKLTDKLHARLNTNKHLECSELSDSACNVQRGNYLLLLMASMFSKIADALTSAKVVLPWMMATTGAPVFLTSLLVPIRESGAMLPQIILGAYIRGFTTRKHFLIYGALLQSLVVFALLYVALNFTGSSAGIAIVSLTVLFSLFRAISSIANKDVLGKTIDKSKRGTLSGTAASMAGAVSIALGAFLYFRDSKFGGVDILLSLGACCFLLSALSFGFIKEFAESKKEQTDTKAIVKRNLQLITDDPQFLRFVIVRSLMISSGLAAPYFVLQAQANQTSNLVSLASLVVLGGVASFISGRIWGKLADKNSKRLMTFTALINSMICGLAAIFIWLNESNSVYYLMLFFTLLIVHEGVRQGRKTYLVDMAKGNQRTDYVSVSNSFIGVVLLVIGLISGVIAQYSLVAVMACFTLFSFLAFLLSFTLNNVSKIGD; encoded by the coding sequence ATGCCTAATACTTCAAAACTTACTGACAAACTTCATGCTCGACTCAACACAAATAAACACCTTGAATGCAGTGAACTAAGTGATAGCGCCTGCAATGTGCAGCGGGGCAATTATCTGCTGCTTTTAATGGCCTCAATGTTTAGCAAAATTGCTGATGCACTTACGAGTGCAAAAGTGGTTTTACCGTGGATGATGGCCACTACTGGTGCGCCTGTTTTTCTTACTTCGCTCTTAGTTCCAATACGCGAATCTGGTGCTATGTTGCCGCAAATTATTCTTGGCGCGTATATTCGTGGTTTTACTACTCGTAAACACTTTTTAATTTATGGCGCATTGCTACAAAGTTTGGTTGTTTTTGCTTTGTTGTATGTTGCGCTTAATTTTACTGGTAGCAGTGCTGGTATCGCCATTGTCTCTTTAACAGTACTATTTAGTTTATTCCGCGCGATTTCATCTATCGCCAACAAAGATGTGCTAGGCAAAACCATTGATAAGAGTAAACGTGGTACTTTGTCAGGAACCGCAGCAAGTATGGCGGGTGCGGTCAGTATTGCGCTTGGTGCTTTTTTATATTTTCGTGATAGCAAATTTGGCGGAGTAGATATACTACTGTCATTGGGAGCGTGTTGCTTCTTATTAAGTGCACTTAGCTTTGGTTTCATCAAAGAGTTTGCTGAAAGCAAAAAGGAGCAAACCGACACAAAGGCAATTGTTAAACGTAATTTGCAGCTGATAACCGATGATCCGCAGTTTTTGCGTTTTGTGATAGTTAGAAGCTTAATGATTAGCTCAGGTCTTGCTGCACCTTATTTCGTATTGCAGGCGCAAGCAAATCAAACTTCTAACCTTGTTTCACTTGCTAGTTTGGTTGTTCTAGGTGGGGTAGCGAGTTTTATCAGTGGTCGAATTTGGGGCAAACTTGCTGATAAAAACAGTAAACGCCTTATGACCTTCACAGCCTTAATAAATAGTATGATTTGTGGACTTGCTGCGATTTTTATCTGGCTAAATGAAAGTAACAGTGTGTATTACTTAATGCTCTTTTTTACACTATTGATCGTACACGAAGGGGTCCGACAAGGACGCAAAACCTACCTCGTGGATATGGCAAAAGGCAATCAGCGCACAGATTATGTCTCGGTTAGTAATAGCTTCATTGGGGTCGTATTACTGGTTATTGGTTTAATTTCAGGTGTTATTGCTCAGTATTCGCTGGTGGCTGTAATGGCTTGTTTCACTCTGTTTAGTTTTCTGGCTTTTTTGTTGAGCTTTACGCTTAACAATGTTTCTAAAATAGGGGATTGA
- a CDS encoding VOC family protein codes for MKQNIVHVALVVKDYDEAIDFYVNKLKFELLEDSYQAEQDKRWVVVAPPNSHGVALLLAKASKPEQAPFIGNQAGGRVFLFLNTDDFWRDYEHMKAIGIHFIREPKEQPYGTVAVFEDLYGNRWDLLQLNPDHPMANR; via the coding sequence ATGAAACAGAATATTGTACACGTTGCGCTTGTCGTTAAAGATTATGATGAAGCAATTGATTTTTATGTTAATAAATTAAAATTTGAGCTGTTAGAAGACAGTTATCAGGCTGAGCAAGATAAACGCTGGGTGGTCGTGGCTCCGCCAAATTCACATGGTGTGGCCTTGTTACTTGCTAAAGCATCTAAACCAGAGCAAGCGCCATTTATTGGTAATCAAGCAGGTGGTAGGGTGTTTTTATTTTTAAATACCGATGACTTTTGGCGTGACTATGAACATATGAAAGCAATTGGTATTCACTTTATTCGTGAACCGAAAGAGCAGCCATATGGTACCGTAGCAGTATTTGAAGATTTATATGGTAATCGTTGGGATCTGTTGCAGCTAAATCCAGATCATCCAATGGCAAATAGGTAG
- a CDS encoding arylamine N-acetyltransferase family protein: MEQLVEKYLTQLNINTTLTGLSLISHIKAQHIATLPFSSCNVILNANLSLDAEALFERVVFNRTGGYCFEHNKVMYLVLKYLGFSVKPLIARVLLDGKEDNGRLHRVTLLTFEGEQYLIDVGFGAMNPRFIVPLKNGDIDTINGRYTVIEMDNNHYRLEYTSANTQPITLYRFDLAEFTEMDCNIGHFYSSQFAGAAFVNNLVVSRVMENERVLIRNREVTFFDDAEKEQIVYPITSVQQLHSLLVEHCLLDIAFSDAETLYTFINRER; this comes from the coding sequence ATGGAACAACTAGTCGAAAAATATTTAACCCAGTTAAACATCAATACAACGCTAACTGGGCTGTCACTTATCAGCCATATTAAAGCGCAGCATATTGCCACCTTACCATTTAGCAGCTGCAATGTGATTTTAAATGCTAACTTATCACTTGATGCAGAAGCCTTATTTGAGCGCGTAGTTTTTAACAGAACTGGCGGATACTGTTTTGAACATAACAAAGTGATGTATCTGGTATTAAAATATTTAGGTTTCTCTGTAAAACCCTTAATTGCGCGAGTTTTACTTGACGGAAAAGAAGATAATGGTCGTTTACACCGAGTGACTTTATTAACGTTTGAAGGTGAACAATACCTCATTGATGTCGGGTTTGGTGCAATGAACCCACGCTTTATTGTACCGCTAAAAAATGGCGATATTGATACTATCAACGGGCGCTATACGGTTATAGAAATGGATAATAACCACTATCGGCTTGAGTATACGTCTGCAAATACGCAGCCTATTACCTTGTACCGTTTTGATTTAGCTGAATTTACTGAAATGGATTGCAATATAGGCCACTTTTATAGCTCACAATTCGCAGGCGCAGCATTTGTTAATAACCTGGTGGTATCACGGGTTATGGAAAACGAACGGGTGCTGATACGCAATCGCGAAGTCACTTTTTTTGATGATGCTGAAAAGGAACAAATAGTTTATCCCATTACGTCAGTACAGCAATTGCATTCATTATTAGTTGAACACTGCTTACTTGATATAGCGTTTTCTGATGCTGAAACACTTTACACATTTATAAATCGAGAGCGATAG
- a CDS encoding flavodoxin family protein translates to MTKLVLFSSANKQGNTAQLIEEVAKHHSLEVIDIDALTITPYNYQNNYPTDDFYPLVEKILAADKLIFASPVYWHAPTATIKALIDRITELTDVKRLKPKARSLAHKPAFVLATSASDELCPIFNGFFEKVFNYFDIQYSAHLHANCREGFNIESNALSQFNEALNK, encoded by the coding sequence ATGACAAAGTTAGTTTTATTTTCAAGTGCAAATAAGCAAGGTAATACCGCGCAATTAATTGAGGAAGTTGCAAAACATCATAGTTTAGAGGTGATTGATATTGATGCCCTAACAATTACCCCTTACAACTATCAAAATAATTACCCAACAGATGATTTTTACCCGTTAGTTGAGAAAATATTGGCTGCAGATAAGCTTATTTTTGCTTCACCAGTTTATTGGCACGCACCAACAGCAACAATAAAAGCTTTGATTGACCGCATTACTGAACTCACCGATGTAAAGAGACTTAAACCTAAAGCACGTTCTCTTGCACATAAGCCGGCATTTGTACTGGCAACCTCGGCAAGTGATGAGCTATGCCCTATTTTTAATGGCTTTTTTGAAAAAGTGTTTAACTATTTTGATATTCAGTATTCGGCACATTTACATGCGAATTGCCGAGAAGGATTTAATATTGAAAGTAACGCGTTGTCGCAATTTAATGAAGCTTTAAACAAATAG
- a CDS encoding ABC transporter permease yields the protein MLLTNLKLAWQFYWQDYKSNHQRLLRWVYSLLLLFIITLTLTSNSIQNYLEQNLNGLLGADVVITQKQALNHDQFSDINTLSENVVVTQQITTTLTHNGHYQQAQLKAVGNDYPLQGELISSPSLQTEGEVSENGPEPGTIWLDARLLASLTISPGELLTIGSHTFRVERVLLHEPDRLMEGHSVAMRAMINQHDLTALNFADDLVQYRYLIAANTQQRNALMTWHKTHLPAAQIFHKQGKHPLARFWQRTENFMGLASIILFFMAAIAIEQLAQVQTRKERYFSALCMSLGASKASCIQISLFKWCIGVGVLLPVVMILAMVGHYCLVQFLNDTFSNLTWQWQFLPAFKSASAVMIIFAIFQAPVWFALFKNSVAEQFIGHSNDVNTGLSKVASALVLFSVAYIYSDNVLLTTMMLIAVLSTVCIMLLMSWSGLTLGEKATSQFSGLIPFSLFMMKQRLVSKSTQILGVGLCAFLLLFTLMLLRDLGQTMSMYQRQHDGNVFISQASNKQMSFIEGWAAKEGIKVRQVKPYLNAKLTHINGLSLDEFTDKPSDSLATFSRAIRLHWSEAIPSNNHLESGEWWQANTKNWQQVSIEQEVMTDLGLKLGDTLTFYINQQAYPFTITASHAFKPGAGSITFWVQMPPLATQFIDAPHYTMASIELAENQWQLLAPLWQQFPTLRMVSLKEITARFDKTLVMVTQVITGFAVMIALLALVVIIASIKAVEPKEQKKNSIILSFGFTRKTCLQLNIIEWLVTAFITAAGAIIGTYLAGQLIYKSQFSLNYVPNFTWLGITLICILMVITGIGVFVSRKHLNSSIRSLLAE from the coding sequence ATGTTACTAACAAACTTAAAATTGGCTTGGCAATTTTATTGGCAAGACTACAAGAGTAACCACCAGCGTTTATTGCGTTGGGTCTACAGTTTATTGTTGTTGTTTATTATTACCTTAACGCTGACAAGTAATAGCATTCAAAACTATTTAGAACAAAATCTAAATGGCTTATTAGGCGCTGATGTAGTGATAACACAAAAACAAGCGCTCAATCACGATCAGTTTAGTGACATCAATACACTTTCAGAAAATGTTGTCGTCACGCAACAAATTACAACCACGCTTACCCACAATGGTCATTATCAACAAGCTCAACTAAAAGCGGTTGGCAATGATTATCCACTGCAAGGTGAGCTTATCAGCTCACCATCATTACAAACAGAGGGTGAAGTTAGCGAAAATGGCCCAGAGCCGGGCACTATTTGGCTTGATGCGCGTTTGCTTGCCAGTCTGACGATTTCACCAGGTGAATTGCTGACAATTGGCAGTCATACTTTTAGGGTCGAGCGTGTGTTGCTTCACGAACCTGATCGATTAATGGAAGGTCATTCTGTTGCAATGCGAGCGATGATAAATCAACACGATTTAACCGCGCTTAATTTTGCTGATGACTTAGTACAGTATCGCTATTTAATCGCTGCGAATACCCAGCAACGCAATGCTTTAATGACATGGCATAAAACACACTTACCCGCGGCTCAGATCTTTCACAAACAAGGCAAGCATCCGCTGGCACGTTTTTGGCAACGTACTGAAAATTTTATGGGCCTTGCCTCGATTATCTTATTTTTTATGGCGGCAATCGCGATAGAACAGTTAGCGCAAGTGCAAACCCGAAAAGAGCGTTACTTTAGTGCGCTTTGTATGAGTTTAGGCGCAAGTAAAGCAAGCTGTATTCAGATTTCGCTGTTTAAATGGTGTATAGGTGTTGGTGTATTATTGCCTGTTGTGATGATATTGGCGATGGTTGGTCATTATTGTTTAGTTCAGTTTTTAAATGACACATTCAGTAACTTAACTTGGCAGTGGCAATTTCTACCAGCATTTAAATCAGCGTCTGCTGTGATGATTATCTTTGCTATATTTCAAGCGCCCGTGTGGTTTGCACTGTTTAAAAATAGTGTGGCAGAGCAGTTTATAGGACATAGTAATGACGTAAATACAGGGCTCAGTAAAGTAGCAAGTGCTTTAGTACTGTTTAGTGTGGCTTATATCTATTCGGATAATGTATTACTGACCACCATGATGCTAATAGCAGTGCTTTCTACCGTTTGTATAATGTTATTAATGAGTTGGTCAGGTTTAACTTTGGGTGAAAAAGCCACCTCTCAGTTTTCGGGCTTAATACCCTTTTCGTTATTTATGATGAAACAACGCCTGGTAAGTAAAAGTACCCAAATATTAGGCGTTGGCCTGTGTGCATTTTTATTACTCTTTACCCTGATGTTATTACGCGACCTTGGTCAAACAATGTCGATGTATCAACGCCAGCACGACGGCAATGTATTTATCTCACAGGCCAGTAACAAGCAAATGAGTTTTATTGAAGGCTGGGCAGCTAAAGAAGGCATTAAAGTACGCCAAGTTAAGCCCTATCTAAATGCAAAACTCACCCATATAAATGGATTATCGCTCGATGAATTTACCGATAAACCCAGTGATAGTTTAGCAACGTTTAGCCGTGCTATTCGCCTTCACTGGAGTGAAGCAATACCTAGTAATAATCACTTAGAAAGTGGCGAATGGTGGCAAGCTAATACGAAGAACTGGCAACAAGTATCCATTGAGCAAGAAGTGATGACAGATTTAGGGCTTAAGCTTGGTGATACACTGACATTTTATATTAATCAGCAAGCGTATCCCTTTACGATCACAGCAAGTCATGCATTTAAACCAGGAGCAGGCTCTATTACCTTTTGGGTACAAATGCCACCTTTGGCAACCCAGTTTATTGATGCCCCGCATTACACTATGGCCAGCATTGAACTTGCTGAAAACCAATGGCAGTTACTTGCCCCGCTGTGGCAGCAGTTTCCTACGTTACGCATGGTGAGTTTAAAAGAAATTACCGCACGTTTTGATAAAACGCTGGTAATGGTAACGCAAGTTATTACAGGTTTTGCTGTTATGATTGCACTCTTAGCCTTGGTGGTGATTATTGCTTCTATTAAAGCCGTTGAGCCAAAAGAGCAGAAGAAAAATAGCATTATTTTAAGCTTTGGCTTTACCCGAAAAACCTGTTTGCAGTTAAACATAATTGAGTGGTTAGTCACCGCATTTATCACGGCGGCAGGTGCGATTATCGGCACTTATTTAGCGGGACAACTTATTTATAAGTCGCAATTTTCACTTAACTATGTACCTAATTTTACTTGGCTCGGCATCACGTTAATTTGTATCTTAATGGTTATCACTGGGATCGGTGTTTTTGTCAGTAGAAAGCACTTAAATAGCTCAATTCGCTCACTGCTTGCTGAGTAA
- a CDS encoding ABC transporter ATP-binding protein, producing MNNYIELKNLSQSFKTNDEKITLFESLNMTIQQGRSYAITGPSGAGKSSLLMLASGLEIPSSGAVKYVENDKRISLDAIREQVGFIFQQFHLLPELTALNNVALPLKLRGDKQAMRKAAHWLEKVGLSHRKDHKPSQLSGGEQQRVAIARALVFEPKFIFADEPTGNLDPKSAQEVATHLVNCCKENNASLIIVTHSLELAGYAEHVYHLANGTLSKVSLEQQEAVACY from the coding sequence ATGAATAACTACATTGAGCTAAAAAATTTAAGTCAGTCATTTAAAACAAATGATGAAAAAATCACGCTTTTTGAATCGTTAAATATGACGATTCAACAAGGAAGATCTTACGCTATCACAGGTCCCTCTGGAGCTGGTAAGTCAAGCTTGTTGATGTTGGCATCTGGACTCGAAATCCCCTCTAGTGGTGCTGTGAAGTATGTTGAGAATGATAAGCGCATCTCATTAGATGCCATCAGAGAGCAGGTGGGGTTTATCTTTCAGCAATTTCATTTACTGCCCGAGCTCACCGCACTTAACAATGTTGCTTTGCCATTAAAGTTACGAGGCGATAAACAAGCAATGAGAAAAGCTGCCCATTGGCTTGAAAAAGTTGGGTTAAGTCATCGCAAAGATCACAAACCCAGTCAGTTAAGTGGTGGTGAACAACAACGTGTTGCAATTGCGCGAGCATTAGTATTTGAACCAAAATTTATTTTTGCCGATGAACCAACGGGCAACTTAGATCCTAAAAGCGCACAAGAGGTTGCGACACACCTAGTTAATTGCTGCAAAGAAAACAATGCAAGCTTAATAATAGTAACCCACAGTCTCGAGTTAGCAGGGTATGCAGAGCATGTGTATCATTTAGCAAACGGCACATTATCGAAAGTCTCTTTAGAACAGCAGGAGGCTGTGGCATGTTACTAA
- a CDS encoding AraC family transcriptional regulator, with translation MASVSIAYLQSVSSYLNELDITTPPAASYVENAGRIAMEDYINLLNLGAELSALSLFGFELGKRIQAKDYGVLGYLVESCENLSQAIDALIRFDSLVADIGETHVHPLENQVKLDWVPKSTNSKQMVLRNTTAWIATVRKILGETYKPDEITFAFDLTPDELTILRDWFRCNVIIRATTNSIIFSKALLSIPFTSENKAMFRALIEVTESELQARNAHSNIKEQVTLLLKAKASLRQCDQTRIAAALFISPRTLQRKLKQQGTSFIELLTLERQSRVDFLLTQYSIAETALELGFQEQSSFTHAFKKWRGITPLRHQQSLR, from the coding sequence ATGGCCTCAGTTTCGATTGCATATTTACAAAGTGTTTCGAGTTATCTAAATGAGCTCGACATTACTACGCCACCAGCAGCCAGTTATGTTGAAAATGCCGGGCGTATAGCAATGGAAGACTACATTAACTTACTTAATTTAGGTGCTGAGTTGAGTGCGCTAAGCTTATTTGGTTTTGAGTTAGGCAAGCGTATTCAGGCAAAAGATTATGGGGTACTCGGGTATCTTGTTGAAAGTTGTGAAAACCTCTCACAAGCGATTGATGCTCTGATCCGCTTTGACTCACTGGTGGCCGATATTGGCGAAACACATGTTCACCCTCTAGAAAATCAAGTAAAGCTTGATTGGGTTCCCAAAAGCACCAACAGTAAACAAATGGTGCTGAGAAATACTACGGCATGGATTGCAACGGTGCGAAAAATTTTAGGTGAAACATATAAACCTGACGAAATCACTTTTGCATTTGATCTAACGCCTGATGAGTTAACGATCCTGCGTGATTGGTTTCGCTGTAACGTGATCATCCGCGCAACAACGAACAGTATTATTTTTTCAAAAGCGTTACTGTCAATCCCCTTTACAAGCGAAAATAAAGCGATGTTTAGGGCATTAATTGAAGTAACAGAGAGCGAGCTACAAGCACGCAATGCGCACAGCAATATTAAAGAGCAAGTAACCTTGTTGCTAAAAGCGAAAGCGAGTTTACGCCAATGTGATCAAACTCGGATCGCGGCGGCACTTTTTATTAGTCCAAGAACACTTCAGCGTAAATTGAAGCAACAAGGCACCTCATTTATAGAGTTATTAACCTTAGAGCGTCAGTCGCGAGTCGATTTTTTACTAACTCAATATAGTATTGCTGAAACAGCGCTTGAGTTAGGCTTTCAAGAACAATCTTCATTTACTCATGCCTTTAAAAAGTGGCGTGGTATTACGCCACTTAGACATCAGCAGTCGTTGCGCTAA
- a CDS encoding SRPBCC family protein, with translation MISVNYQKTIKATPDQIFTKLIDHPNLDQLFNAKFEVVKEQNLNEPKGGKGCIRQVSILGVSFLEEIVTANNHEIRYRVLNNFPVKNHLGVISFLAQNDATTVNYTIECQSPWYLPRFLLRKLLSNDIRNCLNKLGAMYDPR, from the coding sequence ATGATTTCAGTTAATTATCAAAAAACAATAAAGGCAACGCCAGATCAAATTTTTACTAAGTTGATTGATCATCCCAATTTAGATCAATTGTTTAATGCCAAGTTTGAAGTGGTGAAAGAGCAAAACCTTAATGAACCTAAAGGTGGTAAAGGCTGTATCAGGCAAGTATCTATTCTTGGCGTGTCGTTTTTGGAAGAAATTGTTACCGCAAACAATCACGAAATTCGCTATCGCGTATTAAATAATTTTCCGGTAAAGAATCATTTAGGGGTTATATCTTTTCTGGCCCAAAATGACGCCACAACAGTCAATTATACTATTGAATGCCAATCCCCTTGGTATTTACCGCGTTTTCTCTTACGCAAATTACTTTCTAACGACATTCGCAATTGCTTAAATAAATTAGGAGCTATGTATGATCCCCGTTGA